A region of Acidithiobacillus ferridurans DNA encodes the following proteins:
- a CDS encoding Rne/Rng family ribonuclease — MKRMLINATHAEELRVALVDGQKLLDLDIERAYREQKKSNIYKGRITRVEPSLEAAFVDYGAERHGFLPLKEIAREYFQQQEQGRKRIQDLVREGQEIIVQVDKEERSSKGAALTTFVSLAGRYLVLMPNNPRAGGVSRRIEGEDRTQIRQHLQLLDIPENMGVIARTAGIGQELEALQRDLEYLKQIWQAIVDTAAPRAAPFLIYQEGNVVVRALRDHFSEDIGEVLIDEEGAYHAAVQFMGSMMPKMVHRLKYYDNDVPLFSRYQIEQQIESAFSREVRLESGGAIVIDHTEALVAIDVNSGRATKGQDIAETAFQTNLEAAEEIARQIRLRDLGGLIVVDFIDMEIPKHQREVENKLKEALKLDRARVQLGRISRFGLMEMSRQRLGASLEEASSEPCPRCNGTGQIRGCEATSMHVLRLLYEECMKTGAAEVECQVPVDVAVYLLNEKRRQILELEAKTDTRILIRPTPEMVTPHYQIQRTRVEGGSSRTAPAPGGEGNTLPTRPNRPTNESAALSPLTAPPPPEVLPPLRTPPAPSSPKTKAPAKVVPPEEGILARLVRALVSRYVPVDAATFLAETSGAEMSASTEQANETNSDEQENGSEGRSSGRRRRRGGRRARARRSTQGGENGTESFSADEEVPEESYTTEGFQDNDLLAGPEDDSHVLEELVYPGSVPAAADWHQMLVPVTTRTPVANLTVQSDPAREVESLPAEEPTSLAVQEPAKDTTRESLPVAVRQEPTPEPVQGDLLAVEAIEQGGAESVDVPGDAEQRSFPLGDG, encoded by the coding sequence ATGAAACGGATGTTGATTAATGCCACCCACGCGGAGGAGTTGCGGGTGGCTTTGGTAGATGGTCAAAAACTCCTCGATCTGGATATCGAACGTGCGTACCGGGAACAGAAAAAAAGCAATATTTACAAGGGTCGAATCACCCGTGTGGAACCGAGCCTAGAAGCCGCCTTCGTCGACTACGGCGCCGAACGGCACGGTTTTCTGCCCCTCAAGGAGATCGCCCGGGAATACTTCCAGCAGCAGGAGCAGGGCCGCAAGCGCATTCAGGATCTGGTGCGGGAAGGTCAGGAAATCATCGTTCAGGTAGACAAGGAAGAACGCTCCAGCAAAGGCGCGGCGCTCACCACCTTCGTCAGTCTGGCGGGACGCTATCTGGTACTGATGCCGAACAATCCGCGTGCCGGTGGCGTCTCCCGGCGCATCGAAGGCGAGGACCGCACCCAGATTCGCCAGCACCTGCAACTCCTGGACATCCCCGAAAACATGGGCGTCATCGCCCGTACCGCGGGGATCGGTCAGGAGCTGGAGGCTCTGCAGCGCGACCTGGAATACCTCAAACAGATCTGGCAGGCCATCGTCGATACCGCGGCGCCGCGTGCCGCGCCTTTCCTGATTTATCAGGAGGGCAACGTCGTGGTCCGCGCCTTGCGCGATCACTTTTCCGAAGATATCGGCGAGGTGCTGATCGACGAGGAAGGGGCCTACCATGCCGCGGTGCAGTTCATGGGCTCCATGATGCCGAAAATGGTGCATCGCCTGAAATACTACGACAACGACGTACCTCTTTTCTCCCGCTATCAGATCGAGCAGCAGATCGAGTCCGCATTCAGCCGCGAAGTGCGCCTGGAGTCGGGGGGAGCCATCGTCATCGACCACACCGAAGCGCTGGTGGCCATCGACGTAAATTCGGGGCGCGCCACCAAGGGACAGGACATCGCGGAGACCGCATTTCAGACCAACCTGGAAGCCGCTGAGGAGATCGCCCGGCAGATTCGTCTGCGTGATCTGGGCGGGCTCATCGTGGTCGATTTCATCGACATGGAAATCCCCAAACACCAGCGCGAAGTGGAGAACAAACTCAAGGAGGCACTCAAGCTGGATCGGGCCCGGGTACAGTTGGGGCGTATCTCCCGCTTTGGCCTCATGGAAATGTCCCGGCAACGTCTGGGTGCGAGTCTGGAGGAAGCCTCTTCCGAACCCTGCCCGCGCTGCAACGGTACCGGTCAGATACGGGGCTGCGAAGCCACCAGCATGCACGTCCTGCGCCTGCTGTATGAGGAGTGCATGAAAACTGGTGCCGCCGAAGTGGAGTGTCAGGTCCCGGTGGATGTAGCCGTCTATCTGCTCAACGAAAAACGCCGCCAGATTCTGGAACTCGAGGCCAAAACCGACACCCGTATTCTGATCCGTCCCACGCCAGAGATGGTTACGCCCCATTATCAGATTCAGCGGACGCGCGTGGAGGGGGGCAGCAGCCGGACGGCTCCGGCGCCTGGCGGTGAAGGCAACACGCTGCCCACCCGCCCCAACCGCCCGACGAACGAATCCGCGGCGCTGAGTCCGTTGACCGCGCCGCCACCGCCCGAGGTGTTGCCACCACTACGCACACCACCGGCACCCAGCAGCCCGAAAACGAAAGCACCCGCCAAGGTCGTTCCGCCGGAAGAGGGCATTCTGGCCCGGCTGGTGCGGGCGCTGGTATCCCGTTATGTGCCCGTTGATGCCGCGACTTTCCTGGCGGAAACCAGTGGTGCCGAGATGTCGGCAAGCACGGAGCAGGCCAACGAGACCAACAGCGATGAGCAGGAAAACGGCAGCGAAGGGCGCAGCAGTGGCCGGCGCCGCCGCCGCGGTGGACGTCGGGCGCGCGCCCGGCGTTCCACCCAGGGTGGAGAGAATGGTACGGAATCCTTTTCGGCAGATGAGGAAGTCCCTGAGGAGAGCTATACGACAGAGGGATTTCAGGATAATGATCTGCTGGCAGGCCCCGAGGATGACAGCCATGTCCTGGAGGAACTCGTCTATCCCGGCTCGGTACCCGCCGCTGCCGACTGGCACCAGATGCTGGTCCCCGTCACGACGCGGACTCCGGTTGCCAATCTGACCGTTCAAAGTGATCCGGCACGGGAAGTAGAAAGCCTGCCCGCAGAGGAGCCCACGTCCTTGGCCGTTCAAGAACCGGCCAAAGACACCACTCGGGAATCCTTGCCGGTGGCCGTGCGACAGGAGCCCACTCCGGAACCCGTGCAGGGTGACCTACTGGCCGTGGAGGCCATAGAACAGGGGGGAGCAGAATCTGTTGACGTCCCCGGTGACGCCGAGCAACGGTCTTTCCCGCTGGGCGACGGTTGA
- the gltX gene encoding glutamate--tRNA ligase, translated as MAQYYTTMNLKSRFAPSPTGYLHLGNARTALFAWLAARGAGGTFTLRLEDTDQQRSPEIYERALLEDLRWFGIDWDEGPDRGGDHGPYRQMERLRLYDAYYAQLQAAGQAYPCYCSADDLAAERAVLRSAGKAPRYGGRCRHLDAAARAEREAAGLLPTLRFRVPDQGTLTVPDLVWGERHYALADLGDFVIRRSDGSPAFFFANAVDDALMEVNLVLRGEDHLTNTPRQVLILQALGLPVPAYGHLPLLLGADGQPLSKRYGAASLRDLRKDGYLAAALRNYLARLGHHYSATGFLDSRALAQGFALNQISRAPSHFDMAQLQHWQHEAVQSLDEAAVWNWLAPLLRGKVPMGLEMPFVAAVRANILLPGDALDWAERCFGVPALADDAVEAIIGVSPEFWSVAQATLQASGGEYRSWTKALQQASGHRGKALFMPLRAALTGLTHGPELAALLPLIGEERALARLHAAAQRPSTPIETTP; from the coding sequence ATGGCGCAATACTATACCACCATGAATCTGAAGAGTCGCTTTGCGCCCAGCCCCACCGGTTACCTGCACCTTGGCAATGCCCGCACAGCCCTTTTCGCTTGGCTGGCGGCGCGTGGCGCGGGTGGAACATTCACTTTGCGTCTGGAAGATACGGATCAGCAGCGCTCTCCAGAGATCTATGAGAGAGCCCTGCTGGAAGATCTGCGGTGGTTCGGCATCGACTGGGACGAAGGCCCGGACCGTGGTGGCGACCACGGCCCCTACCGGCAGATGGAACGTCTGCGCCTCTATGATGCGTATTATGCCCAGTTGCAGGCGGCCGGGCAGGCTTACCCCTGCTATTGCAGTGCCGATGATCTGGCCGCCGAGCGCGCCGTGCTGCGCTCCGCCGGAAAGGCGCCGCGCTATGGGGGGCGGTGCCGGCACCTCGACGCCGCGGCGCGGGCCGAGCGCGAGGCTGCCGGGTTATTGCCTACCCTGCGGTTCCGGGTGCCAGATCAGGGCACCCTCACGGTGCCGGATCTGGTTTGGGGTGAGCGACACTATGCGCTGGCCGATCTGGGGGATTTTGTCATCCGTCGCAGCGACGGCAGCCCCGCCTTTTTTTTCGCCAATGCGGTCGACGACGCGCTGATGGAGGTGAATCTGGTTTTGCGCGGCGAGGATCATCTGACCAATACGCCCCGGCAAGTTTTGATATTGCAGGCGCTGGGGTTACCGGTTCCCGCTTATGGGCACCTGCCTTTGTTGCTTGGGGCCGACGGTCAGCCCCTGTCCAAACGATACGGAGCTGCCAGCCTGCGTGATTTGCGCAAGGACGGTTATCTGGCCGCGGCGCTGCGCAACTACCTCGCCCGTCTGGGTCATCATTACAGTGCGACTGGCTTTCTGGATAGCAGGGCATTGGCGCAGGGCTTTGCGCTGAACCAGATCAGCCGGGCGCCCAGCCATTTTGATATGGCGCAGTTGCAGCACTGGCAGCACGAGGCGGTGCAGTCGCTGGACGAGGCCGCCGTCTGGAACTGGCTGGCGCCACTGCTGCGGGGTAAGGTGCCGATGGGGCTGGAAATGCCTTTCGTGGCGGCGGTGCGTGCCAATATCCTGCTGCCCGGCGATGCCCTGGATTGGGCCGAGCGCTGTTTTGGCGTTCCCGCGTTGGCTGACGACGCGGTCGAGGCCATCATCGGCGTTAGTCCGGAGTTCTGGTCCGTCGCTCAGGCGACGCTGCAGGCGTCCGGTGGAGAGTACCGGAGCTGGACAAAAGCCTTGCAGCAGGCTAGCGGGCATCGCGGCAAGGCGTTGTTCATGCCCCTGCGCGCCGCGCTCACCGGGCTCACTCACGGCCCGGAACTGGCGGCGCTCCTTCCCCTTATCGGTGAAGAGCGCGCTCTGGCGCGTCTCCATGCCGCGGCCCAACGCCCCTCAACGCCCATCGAGACCACCCCATGA
- a CDS encoding HAD family hydrolase — translation MSIRAVFFDLYGTLINIETNEEMEEIYRGISHYLTYHRVFMNRREVRERYFAILKEGKRQSAERYPEIDVEAIWHTLLVQENSKPLKGRAKLARELARLHRGLSRTRLERYDGVKRILKSVQESYRMATVSDAQRCFALPEMRALGIKKYFDVRVISGDYGYRKPDPRLFTMAAEQLEVAPHETIYVGNDMYRDIYGAQQAGMKTIFVDSNQGSKSYNDVVPDYYARDLYQVLDGIGFLALKHADGDD, via the coding sequence ATGTCCATACGCGCCGTATTTTTCGATCTTTATGGCACCCTGATCAACATTGAAACCAATGAGGAAATGGAGGAGATTTATCGCGGCATATCCCATTATCTCACCTATCACCGGGTCTTCATGAACCGGCGTGAGGTCCGCGAACGCTACTTTGCCATCCTGAAAGAAGGAAAACGCCAATCTGCGGAAAGATATCCGGAAATCGACGTCGAGGCGATCTGGCACACGCTGCTCGTCCAGGAGAACAGCAAACCCCTCAAAGGCCGGGCGAAACTGGCCAGAGAACTGGCCCGCCTGCATCGTGGTCTCTCCCGCACCCGCCTGGAGCGTTACGACGGTGTCAAACGCATCCTGAAAAGTGTTCAGGAAAGCTACCGGATGGCGACCGTTTCCGACGCGCAACGCTGCTTTGCGCTCCCCGAAATGCGCGCGCTGGGTATCAAGAAATATTTTGACGTACGGGTTATTTCCGGTGACTACGGCTATCGCAAACCAGACCCGCGATTATTCACTATGGCCGCAGAGCAACTGGAAGTGGCTCCCCATGAAACGATCTATGTCGGCAATGATATGTATCGGGATATTTATGGCGCCCAACAGGCGGGGATGAAAACCATTTTTGTGGACTCCAATCAGGGCAGCAAATCCTATAACGACGTAGTGCCCGATTATTATGCGAGAGATCTTTATCAGGTGCTGGATGGCATCGGGTTCCTCGCACTGAAACATGCGGATGGCGATGACTGA
- a CDS encoding winged helix-turn-helix domain-containing protein, with the protein MTNLHEGDLDILLVEDDPSIGGFLQAAMDREPGYHLYWETTLKDAWKAWEKRQIQEGRPFALVLLDLGLPDGDGQGLIRRLRDHGGEQALIIVISARGNEADKIQALDSGADDYLTKPFTIGELLARLRAHLRRRPVGSSAESSRWVIGVLELDDLTHTLRKGGVPIPITPKEYQLFHLFVMNQGRILSYRRILGAVWGEHSSDQAHYVRLYIKRLREKIEDDPGMPQYLVTEKGVGYRFGNPEVSK; encoded by the coding sequence ATGACAAACCTACACGAAGGTGATCTGGATATCCTGTTGGTGGAGGATGACCCGAGTATCGGCGGGTTTCTACAGGCGGCGATGGACCGCGAACCAGGATATCACTTGTACTGGGAAACCACGCTGAAAGATGCCTGGAAGGCTTGGGAAAAACGACAAATCCAGGAAGGTCGGCCATTCGCTTTGGTTCTGCTGGACCTTGGTTTACCGGATGGGGATGGGCAGGGACTGATCCGTCGATTACGCGACCACGGCGGGGAACAGGCATTGATCATCGTCATCTCGGCGCGTGGAAACGAGGCTGACAAGATACAGGCTCTCGATAGTGGCGCCGACGATTATCTGACCAAGCCGTTTACCATTGGCGAGCTGCTGGCGCGCCTGCGCGCCCATTTGCGGCGACGGCCAGTAGGCTCATCCGCCGAATCTTCCCGTTGGGTCATTGGTGTCTTGGAGCTGGATGATCTCACCCATACCCTTCGCAAGGGCGGGGTGCCCATTCCGATTACGCCCAAGGAGTATCAACTGTTCCACCTTTTTGTGATGAATCAGGGGCGAATATTGTCGTATCGACGAATTCTCGGCGCAGTGTGGGGAGAGCACAGTAGCGATCAGGCCCACTATGTAAGGTTATATATCAAACGACTGCGGGAGAAGATTGAGGATGATCCCGGAATGCCACAATATCTGGTAACCGAAAAAGGAGTTGGGTATCGATTTGGCAATCCGGAGGTCTCAAAATAA
- a CDS encoding aminoglycoside phosphotransferase family protein — protein sequence MKYLGRLNPYDPLYAYLDRQIFPRPDHGQGSSQFRVFQFPASNAVFLYEETHSQQKVIGKFFNRIHRDPQQAWDRAHNEWRHMHLLRDLGFQTERLYIPQPLGISRDINSVIIEEFCPGQSLSSVIRECIEHNDAALLYARLTDLGYFLAKLHNRTARVETVRFDAQFAYFDKITARLQRRQRISTHQTGELHHYRERWQYMGCMWADRQVLIHGDATPSNFLFAARRRTIAIDLERMQYADRAYDLGMIAGELKHHFMRSTHHGEHAEPFIGHFLWEYSTHFPDRHAAFASITERIPFYMGMTLLRIARNSWLDWRYSQVLIHEATHILRR from the coding sequence ATGAAATACCTGGGCCGTCTGAATCCCTACGATCCACTCTACGCGTATCTCGATAGGCAGATATTTCCACGACCAGACCATGGGCAGGGCTCCAGTCAGTTTCGGGTATTTCAGTTTCCGGCATCCAATGCGGTATTTCTCTATGAGGAAACCCATTCCCAGCAGAAAGTGATCGGCAAGTTCTTCAACCGTATCCATAGGGACCCGCAACAGGCCTGGGACCGGGCGCACAATGAATGGCGGCATATGCATCTGTTGCGCGACCTGGGTTTCCAGACCGAACGCCTGTATATTCCGCAGCCCCTGGGAATTTCACGGGATATCAACAGTGTCATCATCGAGGAATTCTGTCCTGGACAATCCCTCTCCAGCGTCATCAGAGAGTGTATTGAACACAACGATGCGGCGTTATTATATGCGCGCCTGACGGACCTCGGCTATTTCCTTGCCAAATTGCATAACCGGACAGCTCGCGTGGAGACCGTACGCTTTGATGCCCAATTTGCCTATTTCGACAAGATCACGGCGCGCCTGCAGAGACGCCAGCGGATATCCACCCATCAGACCGGAGAACTCCATCATTACCGGGAACGCTGGCAGTATATGGGCTGCATGTGGGCGGACCGGCAGGTGCTGATCCATGGCGATGCCACGCCCTCCAATTTTCTCTTCGCAGCCCGTCGGCGTACCATTGCCATCGATCTGGAACGGATGCAGTATGCAGATCGCGCGTATGATCTTGGCATGATCGCGGGAGAACTGAAACATCACTTCATGCGCAGCACCCATCATGGGGAGCATGCCGAACCATTCATCGGCCATTTTCTCTGGGAATACAGCACCCATTTTCCGGATCGTCATGCCGCTTTCGCGTCGATTACCGAACGGATCCCCTTTTACATGGGCATGACCCTGTTACGCATTGCCCGCAATTCCTGGCTGGACTGGCGTTACAGTCAGGTCCTGATCCACGAAGCCACTCACATTCTGCGGAGATAA
- the cysS gene encoding cysteine--tRNA ligase, protein MINLPVVTLFDTLRRSKTPLEVLRPNHVGLYVCGMTVYDFCHLGHARVMVTFDTVVRYLRERGYEVTYVRNITDVDDKIIRRALECGESIQSLTARFIDAMHEDEAALLCRRPDLEPRATEHVGAMQTLIGELIHRGHAYVAANGDVYYAVRSFPEYGRLSGKSIDELTAGARVEVGEEKRDPLDFALWKAAKPGEPSWPSAWGEGRPGWHIECSAMSADALGCAFDIHGGGADLQFPHHENEIAQSQGAGCAFAHYWMHNGFVRINDEKMSKSLNNFFTVRELLPRYSGEVLRFFILSSHYRSPLNYAEEALEQARAGLTRLYTALRGMPRPEIVAEMGSEWRERFHAAMSDDFHTPAALAVLFDLARELNRLRDEGSEVAAPLATLLRELAGVLGLLQQDAEGFLRGDDADVPWIDGRIAARAAARQARDFAGADAIRQELAGAGVILEDGPGGTTWRRG, encoded by the coding sequence ATGATCAATCTGCCCGTAGTGACCCTCTTTGACACCCTGCGCCGCAGTAAAACGCCGCTAGAGGTGTTGCGTCCCAATCATGTGGGACTCTATGTCTGCGGGATGACCGTATACGACTTCTGTCATCTCGGCCATGCCCGGGTCATGGTCACCTTTGATACGGTGGTGCGCTATCTGCGTGAGCGCGGATATGAGGTGACCTACGTTCGCAATATCACTGATGTCGACGACAAGATCATTCGTCGGGCGTTGGAGTGTGGCGAGTCGATTCAGTCCCTCACAGCACGTTTCATCGACGCCATGCATGAAGATGAGGCGGCGTTGCTCTGCCGGAGACCTGATCTGGAACCGCGGGCGACGGAGCATGTGGGCGCCATGCAAACCCTGATCGGCGAACTCATCCACAGAGGGCATGCCTATGTGGCGGCCAATGGCGATGTATACTACGCAGTGCGCAGCTTTCCGGAGTATGGCCGCCTATCCGGCAAGTCCATTGACGAGTTGACGGCGGGTGCGCGGGTCGAAGTCGGCGAAGAAAAACGCGATCCTCTGGATTTTGCCCTGTGGAAAGCGGCCAAGCCCGGCGAGCCGTCCTGGCCTTCAGCGTGGGGAGAGGGGCGGCCGGGCTGGCATATCGAGTGCTCCGCCATGTCCGCCGATGCCCTGGGCTGTGCCTTTGATATACATGGCGGCGGTGCCGATCTGCAGTTCCCGCATCATGAGAATGAAATCGCCCAGTCCCAGGGCGCGGGCTGTGCTTTTGCCCATTACTGGATGCACAACGGCTTTGTCCGCATCAACGACGAGAAAATGTCAAAATCCCTGAATAATTTCTTCACGGTGCGGGAGCTTCTGCCCCGCTATTCCGGCGAAGTGTTGCGTTTTTTCATTCTCTCCAGCCATTACCGTAGCCCATTGAACTATGCGGAAGAGGCGCTGGAGCAGGCGAGGGCGGGTCTCACGCGGCTCTATACTGCCCTGCGTGGAATGCCCAGGCCTGAAATCGTGGCGGAGATGGGTAGCGAGTGGCGGGAGCGTTTCCATGCCGCCATGAGTGATGATTTTCATACACCGGCAGCCCTTGCCGTGCTTTTTGATCTGGCCCGCGAACTGAATCGCCTGCGGGACGAAGGCAGTGAGGTGGCAGCGCCGCTCGCCACCCTGTTACGGGAACTGGCGGGTGTGCTGGGTTTGCTGCAACAGGATGCCGAGGGTTTTCTTCGCGGCGACGACGCGGACGTGCCTTGGATCGATGGGCGTATTGCCGCGCGCGCTGCGGCGCGGCAGGCCCGTGATTTTGCCGGAGCCGACGCCATCCGGCAGGAATTGGCAGGCGCTGGAGTCATCCTCGAAGATGGCCCCGGCGGCACCACATGGCGGCGGGGATAA
- the rluC gene encoding 23S rRNA pseudouridine(955/2504/2580) synthase RluC: MTGNGVRQWQVTDAEAGQRLDNFLLRVMKGVPRSHIYKILRSGEVRVNKGRARPHYHLAEGDVLRLPPVRVAAPSDPAVLPTYLQSQLEAAVLYEDTYLLVLDKPSGLAVHGGSGLSWGVIEALRQLRPDARELELVHRLDRDTSGCLIFSKKRSALRALHEALREGLMEKRYLALAAGDWQGKVRSVRLALRKNTLQSGERMVRVDPVEGKAAHTRFLPLERFRGAVLLQADLDTGRTHQIRVHLQAIGHSVAGDEKYGDAIFNQRLRILGLQRLFLHAALVAFRHPQDGRPMRIEAPLPADLQAVLTQLRKESAG, encoded by the coding sequence ATGACGGGAAACGGGGTGCGGCAATGGCAGGTAACCGACGCGGAAGCCGGGCAGAGGCTGGACAACTTCCTCTTGCGGGTGATGAAAGGTGTGCCGCGCTCCCATATCTACAAAATCCTGCGCAGTGGCGAAGTTCGGGTGAACAAAGGGCGGGCGCGGCCGCACTACCACCTGGCTGAGGGCGATGTGCTGCGCCTGCCGCCGGTGCGGGTGGCGGCGCCCAGCGATCCCGCCGTGCTGCCCACCTACCTGCAGAGCCAGTTGGAAGCCGCTGTCCTTTACGAAGACACTTATCTGCTGGTGCTGGACAAGCCCAGCGGGCTGGCCGTGCATGGGGGGTCGGGCTTGAGCTGGGGCGTCATCGAGGCATTGCGCCAGTTGCGGCCTGATGCCCGTGAACTGGAACTGGTACATCGCCTGGACCGCGACACCTCCGGCTGTCTGATATTCAGCAAGAAGCGCTCGGCGCTGCGTGCGCTCCATGAAGCCCTGCGGGAAGGCCTCATGGAGAAACGTTATCTGGCGCTGGCGGCCGGTGACTGGCAGGGCAAGGTGCGCTCCGTGCGTCTGGCCCTGCGCAAGAACACCCTGCAGTCCGGCGAGCGCATGGTGCGGGTGGACCCGGTGGAGGGTAAGGCTGCACATACGCGTTTTCTACCACTGGAACGTTTCCGCGGTGCGGTGCTGTTGCAGGCGGACCTCGATACCGGGCGTACGCACCAGATTCGGGTTCACCTGCAAGCGATAGGGCATTCGGTGGCGGGTGATGAGAAATATGGCGATGCGATCTTCAACCAGCGCCTGCGTATCCTGGGCCTGCAGCGACTTTTTTTGCATGCGGCCCTGGTGGCCTTCCGCCACCCGCAGGACGGCCGACCCATGCGCATCGAGGCCCCGCTGCCGGCTGATCTGCAGGCCGTCCTGACCCAACTGCGCAAGGAATCCGCCGGATGA
- a CDS encoding penicillin-binding protein 1A has translation MAQANTPRARARQPKRHHYGRWILLIILLILINIGIGVGIYVYRIWQTLPPVHELKEWHPDEPLRIYAANGALLQEVGPQMRYALPLDQIPARLQEAFISAENARFYSNNPLYYPVSYPGILRAAVVDVIHMAPMQGASTIPEQVARNFYLTPQKTISRKIAEILLAYKLAAHFTHKQILELYLNKIYLGQGAYGVQAAARTYFGKGVSELTLGEMATIAGLPPAPSVLNPVVNPDLARRRRGYVLKRMEKLGYISADEEAKANAEPILSRYHAAASNGAPYVTDWIASWLTQQFGSDFTYRSGLKVYTTIVPQDQEAANEAIAVGLENYDMGLSSMDPKSYRGPIARLSGAALQAALAGKRPDMLPPHDPANLKWGVVVSADPKSATVSLEGVKNVTLTLRDVNWARPRVGAPMPRTVNAVLHSGDLIWLRPYVHAVTAGAGQEWGANVWSSAGKNAGWQLSQVPQVQGALVSLDSRTGAIHALVGGFSYELSHFDRAVFAYRQPGSGFKPFVYAAAMDAPALLASGKNTYMTPQTPIPDTPLSITLPTGQVYVPTNYSNQFSNTPIPVWSNLAYSHNVPSVRILMDIGIPYAAQYVQRFGFPAKQVPQVPSMVLGAGDYSPLQLARAYAVFSSGGFLPKPYLITRIVNSRGTQISLLNCPMGYTPPPSRRPYPRGGLPDD, from the coding sequence ATGGCTCAAGCGAATACCCCGCGCGCGCGCGCCAGGCAACCGAAGCGCCACCATTATGGACGCTGGATTTTACTGATCATCCTGCTGATTCTGATCAATATCGGGATCGGCGTCGGCATTTATGTCTACCGCATCTGGCAAACTCTACCGCCTGTCCACGAACTCAAGGAATGGCATCCGGATGAACCCTTGCGGATATACGCCGCGAACGGCGCGCTGCTGCAGGAGGTCGGTCCTCAGATGCGCTATGCGCTGCCCCTCGACCAGATTCCGGCCCGGTTGCAGGAAGCCTTCATATCCGCCGAAAACGCCCGTTTTTACAGTAACAACCCGCTGTATTACCCGGTCAGCTATCCCGGGATTCTGCGGGCGGCGGTGGTGGACGTCATTCATATGGCGCCGATGCAGGGTGCCAGCACCATCCCGGAGCAGGTGGCCCGGAACTTTTACCTGACTCCGCAAAAAACCATTTCCCGGAAGATCGCGGAAATTCTCCTGGCATACAAACTCGCCGCTCATTTCACCCATAAGCAGATTCTTGAACTTTATCTGAACAAGATTTATCTCGGGCAAGGGGCCTACGGCGTGCAGGCAGCGGCCCGGACCTATTTCGGAAAAGGCGTCAGTGAACTGACACTGGGGGAGATGGCAACTATTGCCGGGCTACCGCCGGCGCCTTCGGTCCTAAACCCCGTAGTGAATCCCGATCTCGCCAGGAGGCGCCGCGGCTATGTGCTCAAACGCATGGAAAAGCTCGGCTATATTTCTGCGGATGAGGAGGCGAAGGCCAATGCGGAGCCCATTCTCTCGCGCTATCATGCCGCCGCCAGCAATGGCGCGCCCTACGTCACCGACTGGATCGCCAGTTGGCTTACCCAGCAATTTGGCAGCGATTTCACCTACCGTTCCGGCCTCAAGGTGTATACCACCATCGTGCCGCAAGATCAGGAAGCGGCGAATGAGGCGATTGCCGTGGGCCTGGAAAACTACGATATGGGGCTCTCCAGCATGGATCCCAAAAGCTACCGTGGCCCCATCGCACGTCTCAGCGGGGCTGCGCTGCAGGCGGCTCTCGCCGGCAAGCGGCCGGACATGTTGCCACCACATGATCCGGCCAACCTCAAATGGGGCGTAGTGGTCAGCGCCGACCCCAAAAGCGCCACGGTCTCTCTGGAAGGCGTAAAAAATGTCACGCTGACCCTGCGCGACGTCAACTGGGCACGCCCCCGTGTGGGCGCACCCATGCCGCGTACGGTAAACGCGGTCCTGCACAGCGGCGACCTGATCTGGCTGCGCCCTTATGTCCACGCTGTCACGGCGGGGGCTGGCCAGGAATGGGGAGCCAATGTCTGGTCCTCGGCCGGGAAGAACGCGGGCTGGCAGCTTTCACAAGTTCCCCAGGTACAGGGCGCCCTGGTCAGTCTGGACAGTCGCACCGGGGCCATCCACGCCTTGGTGGGCGGCTTCAGCTATGAACTCAGCCATTTCGATCGCGCCGTGTTTGCCTACCGGCAACCCGGATCGGGCTTCAAGCCGTTCGTCTACGCCGCGGCCATGGATGCGCCGGCACTGCTGGCTTCGGGCAAGAACACCTACATGACGCCCCAGACCCCGATTCCGGACACCCCCCTGTCCATCACCCTGCCTACCGGCCAGGTCTATGTACCGACCAACTACAGTAACCAGTTCTCCAATACGCCGATCCCGGTATGGTCGAATCTGGCGTACTCCCATAACGTGCCCAGTGTGCGTATCCTGATGGATATCGGCATTCCCTACGCGGCGCAGTATGTGCAACGCTTTGGTTTTCCGGCAAAGCAGGTGCCTCAGGTGCCGTCCATGGTGCTGGGCGCGGGGGACTACAGTCCCCTGCAACTCGCTCGCGCCTATGCGGTCTTCTCCAGTGGCGGCTTTTTGCCCAAGCCCTATCTCATCACCAGAATCGTGAACAGTCGTGGCACCCAGATCTCCCTGCTCAACTGCCCCATGGGCTATACTCCGCCCCCCAGCAGACGGCCATACCCCCGGGGTGGCCTACCTGATGACTGA